One window of Channa argus isolate prfri chromosome 4, Channa argus male v1.0, whole genome shotgun sequence genomic DNA carries:
- the LOC137125699 gene encoding fibroblast growth factor 4B-like isoform X1 — MAVAQRFLVSMSCEAGTPHWTLTAAVLLGFLLGIVSAYPLPSSRTNATLLEKRWETLFSRSVLGISGEKPELNWESDYLLGIKRVRRLYCNVGIGFHLQILPDGRMNGVHNENQYSLIEISTVERGVVSLYGVKSELFVAMNSRGRLYGTVDGLPRRVQVQGEFAPKQLQRLRVSGLQRVLHRTQQAWPCEEGQQGHHCHDCNTLPTPNMMSKNRQ, encoded by the exons ATGGCCGTTGCGCAAAGGTTCCTCGTCAGTATGTCCTGCGAGGCCGGCACACCGCACTGGACGCTGACCGCGGCGGTTCTCCTGGGCTTTCTGCTGGGAATCGTGTCAGCGTACCCTTTACCGAGCAGCAGGACAAATGCAACTTTACTGGAGAAACGATGGGAGACCCTCTTCTCCCGCTCTGTACTGGGGATCTCCGGGGAAAAACCGGAGCTGAACTGGGAGAGTGACTATCTGCTGGGCATCAAAAGAGTGCGGAGGCTCTACTGCAACGTGGGCATCGGGTTTCACCTTCAGATCCTCCCCGACGGCAGGATGAACGGTGTACATAATGAAAACCAGTACA GTCTAATAGAGATCTCGACGGTGGAGAGAGGAGTGGTGAGCCTATATGGGGTGAAGAGTGAGTTGTTTGTCGCAATGAACAGCCGTGGGAGGTTATACGGAACGGTAG ACGGTCTTCCAAGACGAGTGCAAGTTCAAGGAGAGTTTGCTCCCAAACAACTACAACGCCTACGAGTCTCTGGTTTACAGAGGGTCCTACATCGCACTCAGCAAGCATGGCCGTGTGAAGAGGGGCAACAAGGCCACCACTGCCATGACTGTAACACACTTCCTACCCCGAATATGATGAGCAAAAACAGGCAATAA
- the LOC137125699 gene encoding fibroblast growth factor 4B-like isoform X2, with the protein MAVAQRFLVSMSCEAGTPHWTLTAAVLLGFLLGIVSAYPLPSSRTNATLLEKRWETLFSRSVLGISGEKPELNWESDYLLGIKRVRRLYCNVGIGFHLQILPDGRMNGVHNENQYSLIEISTVERGVVSLYGVKSELFVAMNSRGRLYGTTVFQDECKFKESLLPNNYNAYESLVYRGSYIALSKHGRVKRGNKATTAMTVTHFLPRI; encoded by the exons ATGGCCGTTGCGCAAAGGTTCCTCGTCAGTATGTCCTGCGAGGCCGGCACACCGCACTGGACGCTGACCGCGGCGGTTCTCCTGGGCTTTCTGCTGGGAATCGTGTCAGCGTACCCTTTACCGAGCAGCAGGACAAATGCAACTTTACTGGAGAAACGATGGGAGACCCTCTTCTCCCGCTCTGTACTGGGGATCTCCGGGGAAAAACCGGAGCTGAACTGGGAGAGTGACTATCTGCTGGGCATCAAAAGAGTGCGGAGGCTCTACTGCAACGTGGGCATCGGGTTTCACCTTCAGATCCTCCCCGACGGCAGGATGAACGGTGTACATAATGAAAACCAGTACA GTCTAATAGAGATCTCGACGGTGGAGAGAGGAGTGGTGAGCCTATATGGGGTGAAGAGTGAGTTGTTTGTCGCAATGAACAGCCGTGGGAGGTTATACGGAACG ACGGTCTTCCAAGACGAGTGCAAGTTCAAGGAGAGTTTGCTCCCAAACAACTACAACGCCTACGAGTCTCTGGTTTACAGAGGGTCCTACATCGCACTCAGCAAGCATGGCCGTGTGAAGAGGGGCAACAAGGCCACCACTGCCATGACTGTAACACACTTCCTACCCCGAATATGA